TCCATTTTTGTAAAGTGTAGGAAAAGGATAACAAATAACTCTCGATGAAACTTGGTGAAGAATCCATTCACTAAGAACATCATGTTTTTCTTTGATTAGGGATTTCAGTTGGcgaaaaacattttaagaaaaactaTTTGCATGCACGGAGAGTAAACACTGTTGCACCAAGTAGACATCaacgaataaaaaaaatacagtgCAAGATTCCTCCGCCTTAAAACACATTTATAGTCAGGTGAGAATGCATACTGTATACTTCCAGAAAGAAACCAATAAAGAATAAAGAGACCTTTCAGATGAACCATGAGAGGGGGAAAAGGTTAACAAATAACTCTCGATGAAAAGGTTAACAAATAACTCTCGATGAAACTTGGTGAAGAATCCATTCACTAAGAACATCATGTTTTTCTTTGATTAGGGATTTCAGTTGGCGAAaaaacattttaagaaaaactaTTTGCATGCACGGAGAGGAAACACTGTTGCACCAAGTAGACATCaacgaataaaaaaaatacagtgCAAGATTCCTCCGCCTTAAAACACATTTATAGTCAGGTGAAAATGCATACTGTATACTTCCAGAAAGAAACCAATAAAGAATAAAGAGACCTTTCAGATGAACCATGAGAGGGGGCAATTGCTGCACTCCTACCTTGAAGATCAACTTCAGTTCTGACAACAAAATTTATCTTTGTAAAAAATAATGTGGCATACAAACATGCATATTCATGTGAACGTAAGATCTAAATTGTCCCGTATTCCGGAGATGCAGCCAGCATGAATTAATTGTGACATTTCACATCTATTGCCACTACCTCCCTCAAAAATTATCTAACATATCCGGATGACAATTAAGATAACTAGTCTAATGTGACACACAATCTTTCAACAGAAAACAAGGGAAAATAAACTGATACAGACTGGCCCCTGGATTCCGCAGCTGAAATAATCACCAAATCAGTCTGGGACCCTCCCTGCTGGATATCATTTGATCTTTCAGGACCTGCACGAAGAACACATGTTCATTGTTAACCAAGAAGAGACAAATTCTTAGTGACTATCTGGTTTGTTTATCTTTCTAAAATAGACACCAAGGATGATTATTGCTTTGTCAAGTGCCACCAGTGAATGTAATTTGGCgctaatatatttatttgtgtgATTGACTGGGAATTTTTATGAAACAATACCGCTGATGGAAATTTGGAAACCCAAAAAGGATATACCAGGAAGTGCTAGGGCATTGGAAGGAGCAGGAACTTTCTGTAGTTCAGTTTTCGCTGCTGCCAGATCACAAGGATGTACAGATGCCACACCTTTCAGCCCTCCATACTCGGTGTTTAACTAAAATCAATGAAAAACTTCTTAATCATTCAAAACAAAGGATATAATAACACAGGCTTACAAGTAATCATCATGAAATAAACATTCCACATGTCATACAAACTGTTACGTCCCACATCAGCTGTCCAAATACCGTGGATTgtcttataacttaactaaaaatgattttttgggatTAAGCCTTTCTTATTGAACTTCCGGCCAAATATTGTTGAGAATCTAGCATCGTAAAGGGTGACCCAGGAAAGAAGTAATATGACCCGCGTTTACATTATAGGACCGATTAAAATGCATGCACCTAATACTAGCAGGAGAGGTGAAAACCGTTCAAAATGGGTCGCCCCTCGCAGTAacatatttttacttaaaaccCTCAACTTTTTCGTTTTCCAATACTtgttaattcaaattttttcacAGTTTACTGGATGTGTTTTACATAGTCTAAATTCCATTTTCCCAGAAAGTAACAAGCACTAACCTTGTGGTTAACTCGAATCTTCTTGCTGCAAACCAGACAAGTAACGGGATTAAAAAGATCATATAAGCATCAATAATCTCCAAGTAAGCCTATATTTAAATCACGATAGAATCAAAGAAAGATTCTTTGATGAGCTCTTAGAAAACCTTTCTGGATCCGGTGGAGAAAATTGTCCATGAAGAGGAGAGAATAGGTCAAGCGCTCGCTTCAAAGACTTGAAGCCCAGCTTCTTAAGCGATTGTGGCTCCACGGGAAGTTCGGCTTCCATAGTTGCCCCCGGCATTCGATATGTGACTCTGCGAAAATACTTTAAGAAGCAAGGAAGGCCTGGAGAAGTAAATACACTGCACAAGAGCGAGAACGTAGCTCCGCCGAGAAAAGGGTGGAGGCGGTGGCTGACTGGCGTCGTGGGCCGATGCGGTATGTAAATATCCGATTCGATATAAACGACTCGTAGCGTCCAATTGCTTCTAAATGGGCCGGGAAATGACATTGACTAATTGAGCCCATAATTGGCGACTCaaggatttatttttattttcattatttattttatttagatatttTGAATTTGTAAATTGAAACCACTTGGCAAGTTGACAAGGTAAATCACAAGAAGACTTTTTTTAGGGATATAATCCGCCAACCTAAATCCAGGGTTTGCAATTTGAATCATCAAACGAGACACGCCTCAAATTGAATTGGGGAGAAAATGTCGAAAAAGAACGATCTGGCTCGAAGAAAAAGGCTGCACGATTACGAACTAAGAAGTGAGTAGTGCTGCAGTTTTGTTTCCTCTCCCCCTCCATTTTCAATGAATGATATAATGTTATTGAGTATGAATATAAGTGTGCAATTAATTATTTCGATACTATTATTTTGAACTTTCTCGTGACGGATTGGTGTTGGTGGaggaaacagaagaaaaagaagagaaggAGAAGAGGGAGAAGAAGCTTCAAGCCAAGAAAAACAAGATGAAGGTAAATTGCtctttctttaattatttattttttcgatTATTGTCTGATTTCTGCTCCATGTATATTGAGTGAATTACTGTACTCGACGTATGACTGTTTTGCTTCGCCAATCCGTTGGAAATTTTGAATCAACGGACTGTGAAATGTTTCAAAATTTCAgcgccttttaaaaaaaattgcaacttTTGCACCTCAACTCAATCTGCACCTGGTTTTGTGCTGATTGGGATTGTGATTTCATTGTTTTGGGATGACATGTGATGAAAAAAAACTTGATTTGTGCCATGATTAGGTGGATGGTGTCAGCAGTAAGAAGAAGAAAGTTGGGAGTGGATTTCAAGTTGGCAAGAAAAAGTTGAAAATGAAATTGACGCCGTTGGCAAAAGCTAAAGCTGCCCAAGCAATGGAGGTCGACAACTGAGGTTATTATGTAAGAAATCAGCTGAATGGGAAATGAAATTTCATTTTACTTCCATTGAGTTAGTGGTGGTTGTTGCTTGAAGAGTGTGTTCTTCATTTTGACTTTcatattatgaaaatttaatttagatTAACTATCAATGTGGGCATTTTTTGGGCGGAAGTTAAGGTTTCTTTGGAAGAACTTTTCTTTACTTTCGTCAGGTATGAAAATTACATATACTTTCTGTTTTATTTGGAGATAAATCATTGTTCTGTTGGGAGAAATTTAACCTCTGAGTGGAGAAAGAGTGTCTCAAAATTAGGTGGCTGTCGGCCATAAAGACCATGTGCATGATGCAGCTCTCCATTCCATTGTTTCTTAAAATACTGAACTTCGATCATCAAATATAAGAGAATGTGACGTAGAAAATCCAAATACACATCCATCATCCTGTTTAACCTAAAATTAGTTGGCAATCATCAATTCAATAATGCTAAAGAAACACGTTAATACACATCTAAGCTAATCGGTTCTTTTATGATGAAATACTATAATTCCTAAAGCTCTCGACACTCAATAACAGAGTAAATTCATTGATCAATATAGCTGTGGTCATAAACGAGGACAGCCAATCAATTTAGAGTGAGATTTCAACAGATGATACATTAAGGTTAAAAGAGTAGCATCCCAGCATATACAACTTAAGGTACACAGGTCTTGGATCACGTTCTTGAATTGCCTATCGAGAGGCATTTACAGGTAGCCAACCAAGTTGCAAGATATTTGAAAGTTCTCAGACAGAGGAATGCtattcaagaaaaattaatCCCAAGAAGTTAAAACGATGTGCCAATGCACTTTGGATTGGAACAGTTGAAGAGAGCAAATTCATAATATGGCATTTCACGGAGTTAGGGAGAAACATGGAGCAGAAAGCAATCAGTTGTTGCTCCAAGTAGCGATGCAGTAGAATATGTGCAGTTATCATGGAGTACGTGGGAACTTTGTTAAAGAGACACGTAAAGGACCTAACTTTTCCACACTTGTAACCTGTGAAGCTTTATATCAGTGGTAAATCTGCAAGAAGCATTTGCACAATCAAGTTCCAATGAATGGTTCAGCATGAGATAGACTCTGGAGCTATCACATTATTCTATGTCCAAATAGAGGAGCAGGAAGCGGATATCCTTGTAAATTCCTTAGGAAAAAAATTACTCAGGCTATATATTGATGTGTCCAGTTAGTAATCAAATAATGAGATAATATAATTACATTGTTTTCATATTTCTCACAACATTTTTTTCACTTATGACACGcatgattaaaattttagttttagtatTAGATGGCGGAGGTGCTATCTGTTCTTGTAGACagatataatataattacattgttttcatatttttctccATCTTTACAGAAATGATTTCTTCGGGGGGTGGAGTTTATTTTTGGTGACATAAAATCAAGCTTAATTCAGGCTATTAAAACTGCAGACAAGCTCACTCAAAACAGgaatttgtgatttttttagtacataTGGCATATGATTAATACATTATTCTCTGCATTCTTTCTAAGCAACTTTTCAAAATCATGGAGTGAAAAGTGGTGAACTGCTCTAGCTAGACATCAGATCAAGTGATAACACATTCCAGTCATCTTTCGGCACACCTAGGCCTCTCAAACGGCCTTTGAAGCTTCAACTGTATTATTACCACAACGGATGGTATTTGCTGTCACATGTTGATGTCAAATCTCCCCGTCTAAAAACTGTAGAGGATTAGAACCGCCTTAGTGCATTTGGATACATGAGGTGAGCATTTATACGTGTTGTAAAGCTTCCCCTCTTCACAGCAATCATCGCATACCCCAGGAGGGAGCTTTTTCCCTCTATCTAGCCAGAGTGGATTGAAGAATAAGAAATGTAAGTACTAACACAACTTCTTCATGTTTGATGCTTGTTTTGGATGTTCAGAACACATGGACTCAGAATCTGCCTATTGCGAAAAGGAAAATGCCAAAACTATGTTAAAAACAATAAGAGCTATTATAGTTTGTTCACCTTGAAACATTCCGTCTTCGGAGCTTATGATGCAACACAAAACATTTATCAATAGGACTATCTTGGGAGCTTATGATGCTATAAAGGGTCTTTATCCGAAGGACTGCAACGgcaaggaattttttttttatcatctaaTTACAAATTCTGTCTACTCAAAAACAATATGgtacttaataaaaaaattacttttaattcCTATTCCAGACTTGTGGTTTGTACATAGAAGACCGAGAAATTGACGTGAGCTACCTGTTccatcatttaaatttattcatGTCAAATGTGACTTCATGAAGGCTGTGACTCAATTTCTCTGAATTTCTTATGACGCCCTAGTTATACCATTTCCCCCCTATGATTTTCACCACTTAACATGTGGATAGTACCGCAATCTTATTGTTTGGATATATGAATTTCTGTTATCATTATGTTGCAAATTATCGTGTCCCACACTTGTATTTCGTTTGCATtgtttcttcttttgtttttttatttattacaaaAGTAAAATAATCTTGATGTACTTCAGTAACTTAGTTTACTCATAAGTTATGGACAAGGAACGTGGTGTTTGAAATCAATCATCTGTCTCTTTTACTAATTTCTAGAAAGCCTGTTTTGTATAAGGACAACCATAGTAGTATTTTCCTTGTAAGAAATATGATGTACATAAGTTTGGTTTTCAAGGATTCGTTGCTAATATACAAGCTTTAATTTACACGCACAACATGTCTACAACACCACAAAACGTAATTCGTGTCACTAGTTATCAGACCAAGTAATGTCCAAATAGCCCCAATTGTCTTCTGGCACCCCTAAGGCTTCCCACACAGCTTTTGATGCATCAACTATGTTATTAGTACATGGAGGCTGATAATCATGATCTCCATCACATCCCATTGTAGAATCACACTCGTCAACAACCATAGCTGTAACGGTTCTTCCATTGGCACttacttttatattgttcaggCATCTGCTTCCTCCATTGTACCATCCCGTCGATAGCGCAACAACTGGCGTGTCATCAGAATGGTATTTGTGAGACCCCGAGACTAAACACTGATAAAATagttttgatggcatttttgtaaataagttgaaaaatattcaatttatttcgatggcattttcgtaaataagttgaaaaataatgaattaattttaaagacaaaatggtaattagtgtcatatcttttccatatgaagttcaaatgatttgagatttggatatatcgtagaaaactcaaagatatagaagtttcatgttttgagttttgaaaaatttgatcgtttgactggtccaaagggATGCACCgactttaaaatgttaaatagtatatattatattatattatattattttattaatataatataatataatatttaaaaataaaaaaaattaaaaaaaaagataaaattgaaaGTTACGTAACTTTTTTCAGAAAGTTGAAGAAAGTtacagagagaaaaaaaaaaagagaattaaggatttttgattttcttttcgatcgtgcgNNNNNNNNNNNNNNNNNNNNNNNNNNNNNNNNNNNNNNNNNNNNNNNNNNNNNNNNNNNNNNNNNNNNNNNNNNNNNNNNNNNNNNNNNNNNNNNNNNNNNNNNNNNNNNNNNNNNNNNNNNNNNNNNNNNNNNNNNNNNNNNNNNNNNNNNNNNNNNNNNNNNNNNNNNNNNNNNNNNNNNNNNNNNNNNNNNNNNNNNNNNNNNNNNNNNNNNNNNNNNNNNNNNNNNNNNNNNNNNNNNNNNNNNNNNNNNNNNNNNNNNNNNNNNNNNNNNNNNNNNNNNNNNNNNNNNNNNNNNNNNNNNNNNNNNNNNNNNNNNNNNNNNNNNNNNNNNNNNNNNNNNNNNNNNNNNNNNNNNNNNNNNNNNNNNNNNNNNNNNNNNNNNNNNNNNNNNNNNNNNNNNNNNNNNNNNNNNNNNNNNNNNNNNNNNNNNNNNNNNNNNNNNNNNNNNNNNNNNNNNNNNNNNNNNNNNNNNNNNNNNNNNNNNNNNNNNNNNNNNNNNNNNNNNNNNNNNNNNNNNNNNNNNNNNNNNNNNNNNNNNNNNNNNNNNNNNNNNNNNNNNNNNNNNNNNNNNNNNNNNNNNNNNNNNNNNNNNNNNNNNNNNNNNNNNNNNNNNNNNNNNNNNNNNNNNNNNNNNNNNNNNNNNNNNNNNNNNNNggggctgttgttgtctttgtatgtggacaatgacaggtactccaggatatcaggagaccggagatggtacttctggagggagtcacagtttgagttgaggtttcgtggtctttcccagtatatatgttatgtatctatatataccggggtatgtcccgaggatatgatttgttgttgtatgagttgttttaattatgtgtgggcatgttttatgatgtgagatgaaatactatttttagtattcaaatagcatattttgggctcattgtaaagaaattttaaactcgttttccgctgtaattaattaaccctaatcaaattgtattgtaataacgattaggagctaagggccccacacagagtggtatcagagcatagctgggaatgctcgattgagtcttgtgtacacttgaataggcacaaatgaattgtgcgtttgtgtttgaattatttgtattacttgctcttacttgatttgatttgagtaagtatctgatgagattgatgatatgagatggtgatgatgtgaaattgatatgaaatgtgatattcatcttttgatttgtagatggatcccacaaatgaaactgcgagtagcagtactgagagaatagttggacaatttgaagggttgtccatggatgtag
This window of the Primulina huaijiensis isolate GDHJ02 chromosome 3, ASM1229523v2, whole genome shotgun sequence genome carries:
- the LOC140972742 gene encoding uncharacterized protein, with the protein product MSKKNDLARRKRLHDYELRKEKEEKEKREKKLQAKKNKMKVDGVSSKKKKVGSGFQVGKKKLKMKLTPLAKAKAAQAMEVDN